TGCGCGAGATTCCCTTCGGCCAGACGCGCACGTACGGCGAAGTGGCGGAGGCGATCGAGTGCCGCGCCGCGCGCGCCATCGGCCAGGCGAACCGCAACAACCCGCTCCCCATCGTCATCCCCTGCCACCGCGTGCTGGCGTCCAACGGCATCGGCGGCTACAGCGGCGAGGATGGCGAGGGAAAGAGCCTGGACACCAAGCGCTGGCTGCTCCGCCACGAGGGCGTGGACATCTGACGGGCGCCGGATACGACATTCTTTTCCGGAGATCCCCTTCGGGTTACCTTTGGCCTGTCCCCCGTCCGGAGATCCGCATGCTCGGAACAGGCATCTACTCCCCCGCGGACGCCGCGGCGCTGCTCAAGACCCCGCCGGACGAGGTCCGGCGCTGGGCCTTCGGCTACTCGCGCCTGCGGCAGGGCGCCACGGTTGCGTACGAGCCGCTGATCCGCACGGAGCTTCCGGAGAGGGAGGGCCAGCGCGCGCTGACCTTTGTGGAACTGGTCGAGCTGATGTTCATCAAGGGCTTCCGCAGGGCCGGAGCGCCGTGGAAGCTGATTCACGAAGCCGCGGAAGTCGCCGCGCGCATTCTGGATACGGATCATCCGTTCGCCATGCGCACCTTCTTTGCCGATCCGGAGGGCATCTACGCGCTCATGGACGAGGGCGAGGGCAGAGAATCGCTGGTACGGCTGGTGGGTCACGGGCAGCACGCGTTCGCGCCCATCGTGCAGCCCTACCTGGGCCAGCTGGAGTTCGATCCGCGCGAGCTTCCCACGCGGTGGTGGCCCATGGGTCGGGAAGCGCGCGTCGTGGTTGATCCCGCGGTTTCGTTCGGCGCGCCCGTTCTGGCGGATGTGGGCATTCCCACGCGTACGCTGGCGGATGTGTACGAAGCAGAGCGGGGCTACGCGGGCGACGACGCGTTCCGGCGTGTTTCGTGGCTGTACAAGGTGCCGGAGCGGCAGGTGCAGCTGGCCGTGGAGTTTGAGCGGTGGCGCAGGGCCGCGTAACGCTGCTGTTTGACGCCAACCTCCCGCCCGGCCTGGTGGACGCGCTCACCAGCCTGGGCGAGCCGGTCATGCACGTGAGCCAGATCTTTGCGCCGGGGACTCCGGACGAGACGTGGATCCGCTACGCCGGCGACCGGAACTGGTGCATCGTCTCGCGCGACGTGAACATCACCCGCAACGCGCACGAGGCGGCCGCGCTGCGGGAGTGCGGCGTGGGCGCGTTCTTTCTTCTCCCCGGCAAGCGCTCGCCGCGGCTGTGCCAGATCATTCAGGCCACCATCCGGCACTGGCCGGAGATCAAGCGGCTTGCCGCGTCGGAAGCGCGCCCGTTTCAGTACCAGATCGGCGAGCGCGGCATCAAGCGTTTCCGCTGATCCGACTGGAACGCATTCCCCGCCTCAGGCGCGACCGCACTCACGCACTCACGCACCCCGCACTCACGCACTTCCCTCCCTTGTTCCTCTCCCGCCTCCATCTTCGCAACTACCGCAACTTCGCCGAGCAGGTGGTGGAGTTTCCGCCGCAGGGCGCGGCGCTGGTGGGCGACAACGGGCAGGGCAAGACCAATCTGCTGGAAGCCATCTACTACCTGGAAATCTTTCGCTCCTTTCGCGGCGCGCCGGATGAACAGCTGGTGCGCTTCGGCGAAGAGGTGTTCCGCGCCGAGGCCCGCCTGTCCGACGGCCTGGGCGGCGACCGCACCGTTTCCGCCGCGTTCGACCGGCGGGCGCGCAAGAAGAAGGTGGCGCTGAACGGCGCCGAGCCGGAGCGGCTGGGCGATGCGCTGGGGCAGGTGGGCGCGGTGATCTTTTCGCCGTCGGACGTGGAGATCGTGGCGGGCGGGCCCGGCGGGCGGCGGCGCTTTCTGGACATCGTGCTGTCCCTGGCGCAGCCCGGCTACCTGAGCGCGGTGCAGCGCTACCGGCAGGCGCTCTTCCAACGCAACACGCTGCTGCGCAAGGGAAGTTCGCGCGCGCTGGTGGAGGTGTGGGACGCGGGGCTGGTGCTGGCCGGCAGCCGGGTGATCGCCGCGCGGCAGCGGTGGGTGGCGGCGCGGGCGGACAGCTTCGCCGCGCACTACGAGCGCGTCGCGGGCGGGCAGCCCGGGCGGCTGGGATACGCGCCCTCCGCGCCGGAAATGGCCGAGGCGCAGGGCGAGGCGCAGGTGCAGGAGGCCTTTCGCGGCGCCCTGGCCCGCGCCGCGGACCGCGAGCAGCGGCGCGGAATGACGCTCGTGGGCCCGCACCGCGACGACCTGCGCTTCACCACGCTGTCTGCGGACGGCGCCGTGCTGGAACTGCGTACCTACGGCTCCGGCGGCCAGCAGCGCACCGGCGCCATTGCGCTGCGGATGGTGGAGGCGGAAACGATCCACGAGGCCCGCGGCCGCCAGCCGCTCATTCTGCTGGACGACGTGTTCGCCGAACTGGACCCCGGGCGCTCGCAGCGCATCATCGACTGGATCGAGACGGAGGATGGAGGGCAGGTCATCCTCACCTCCCCCAAGCCCACCGACTTCCACGTCCGCGGCGACACACTTCCCCGCTGGGGCATCCGCGACGGCGTGATCCTGCAGGATTGATCGCCGAAACCCGTCCTCGTGACGAAGAACGCCTCCCGCGCATTCGTGCGCGGGAGGCGTTCGGTATCAGCTGTTCACGTAACCATCGTGGCCGGAACTGCCGGGAATGATCCACCATCACGCCCGGCGTTCATCTCAGGAATAGCAGGAGCCGCCGATGTCGATGGTCTTGGACATCGCGCGGTTCGAGACGTCGGCGGGTGCCGCCGCGGGCACGACGACGTAGAATTTCCGCACGGTGAGCGTGCCGCCATCCCCGTCAGACGTCACGCAGGTCCACGCGGTGTCCTGCGTGTAGGATTCGGTCAGATCCGCGAACGTCGTGGCGGAGGTGGTTCCCAGGTACTGCAGGGATTCGCTGTAGGAATCACCGGCGGGGTTCTGGATCTGCTCCTCGCGCAGGATGTACACGTCATGGTCGCCGGAGTACACCGTGGTCCAGTCCAGCGTCGGCGTCCCACCGGGATAGGTAACGCTGAGATCCACCCCCGACTGCAGGGACGAAGCGGTCGCTCGCGGGACCGCGCTGCTCCGGCCCGCCCCATCGGCCGTGGTGGGGGTGTCGCTGCACGCCTGCAGCAGAATGCTGCCCAGGATGACGGCCTGTGCAGCCCGAACAGTTCGGTTGTGTCTGATCATGGTCATATCGCCCG
The genomic region above belongs to Longimicrobium terrae and contains:
- a CDS encoding DUF5615 family PIN-like protein — its product is MAQGRVTLLFDANLPPGLVDALTSLGEPVMHVSQIFAPGTPDETWIRYAGDRNWCIVSRDVNITRNAHEAAALRECGVGAFFLLPGKRSPRLCQIIQATIRHWPEIKRLAASEARPFQYQIGERGIKRFR
- the recF gene encoding DNA replication/repair protein RecF (All proteins in this family for which functions are known are DNA-binding proteins that assist the filamentation of RecA onto DNA for the initiation of recombination or recombinational repair.), with product MFLSRLHLRNYRNFAEQVVEFPPQGAALVGDNGQGKTNLLEAIYYLEIFRSFRGAPDEQLVRFGEEVFRAEARLSDGLGGDRTVSAAFDRRARKKKVALNGAEPERLGDALGQVGAVIFSPSDVEIVAGGPGGRRRFLDIVLSLAQPGYLSAVQRYRQALFQRNTLLRKGSSRALVEVWDAGLVLAGSRVIAARQRWVAARADSFAAHYERVAGGQPGRLGYAPSAPEMAEAQGEAQVQEAFRGALARAADREQRRGMTLVGPHRDDLRFTTLSADGAVLELRTYGSGGQQRTGAIALRMVEAETIHEARGRQPLILLDDVFAELDPGRSQRIIDWIETEDGGQVILTSPKPTDFHVRGDTLPRWGIRDGVILQD